In Astatotilapia calliptera chromosome 23, fAstCal1.2, whole genome shotgun sequence, a genomic segment contains:
- the LOC113015840 gene encoding methylglutaconyl-CoA hydratase, mitochondrial-like isoform X2: MMFEAVEDIKKNKKVRSVILCSLVPGIFCAGADLKERAKMHQSEVGPFVSKARALITELGNLPVPTIAAIDGAALGGGLEMALACDIRISSNTAKMGLVETKLAIIPGAGGTQRLPRVIGISLAKELIFAARVVDGTQAQQMGLVSHSVEQNNSGDAAYLRALELAREINPQGPIAIRMAKLAINQGIEVDLSTGLAIEEACYSQVIPTKDRLEGLSAFKEKRQPQYKGE, translated from the coding sequence ATGATGTTTGAAGCTGTGGAGGACAtcaagaagaataaaaaagtgCGCAGTGTAATTTTATGTAGTTTGGTTCCTGGTATATTTTGTGCAGGTGCAGATCTGAAGGAGAGGGCCAAGATGCACCAGAGCGAAGTGGGACCATTTGTATCCAAAGCACGAGCCCTTATTACAGAGCTAGGAAACCTGCCAGTACCAACAATTGCTGCAATTGATGGTGCTGCCTTAGGAGGAGGCTTGGAAATGGCCCTTGCTTGTGACATCAGAATTTCCTCCAATACTGCCAAAATGGGACTAGTTGAGACTAAACTTGCAATTATTCCTGGAGCAGGTGGTACACAACGTCTCCCTAGGGTGATTGGCATCTCTCTTGCCAAGGAGCTCATCTTTGCTGCACGAGTGGTTGATGGAACACAGGCGCAACAAATGGGTCTTGTCAGTCATTCTGTGGAGCAGAATAACAGTGGAGATGCTGCCTACTTGAGGGCTCTGGAGCTTGCACGGGAGATTAACCCCCAGGGCCCAATTGCAATAAGGATGGCAAAGTTGGCAATTAACCAGGGGATAGAGGTGGATTTATCTACAGGTCTGGCAATAGAAGAGGCTTGTTATTCCCAGGTGATACCAACCAAAGACCGTTTGGAAGGCTTGTCTGCTTTCAAGGAGAAGAGGCAGCCTCAGTACAAAGGGGAATGA
- the LOC113015839 gene encoding C-X-C chemokine receptor type 2-like yields MSFVFEDDFFRNNYSYDYNESRESFSPDPDTLVCGYEPLEPTAVVILCVIFTVISVLAIFGNLLVGWVIRTSQEILAPSDVYLFQLTIADGLLALTLQFCVAALTRGWLLGDFLCQLLHIVMDANFYTSIIFLTCISIDRYLVIVRARETLKSHQKMCSRILCTVVWVLGCALALPTLSIRFDISTAWRLTIQGFIRVFGFLVPAIVMISCYSITVSRLLLTHGFQKHRAMRVIVTIVVAFLLLWTPYQITMVIDILLRADLVQHDCDTRRSLNTALVATHCLALLHSCINPFLYVAAEEKLRKKMKLLF; encoded by the coding sequence ATGTCATTTGTCTTTGAAGATGATTTCTTTCGGAACAATTATTCCTATGATTACAACGAATCGAGAGAATCATTCTCTCCAGATCCAGATACCTTAGTATGTGGATATGAACCTTTGGAACCTACAGCAGTTGTGATCCTGTGCGTCATCTTCACAGTCATCTCTGTATTGGCCATATTCGGAAACCTGCTGGTAGGATGGGTGATCAGAACCAGCCAAGAAATTTTGGCTCCATCAGATGTGTACCTGTTCCAACTGACCATAGCAGATGGACTGCTGGCTTTAACGCTTCAGTTCTGTGTTGCAGCACTAACTCGAGGATGGCTCTTAGGAGACTTCCTTTGCCAACTCCTCCATATCGTCATGGATGCGAACTTCTACACCAGCATCATCTTCCTCACCTGCATTAGCATCGATCGTTACCTTGTGATTGTGCGCGCCAGGGAGACACTGAAGAGTCACCAAAAGATGTGCAGCAGGATCCTCTGCACAGTGGTGTGGGTTCTCGGTTGTGCCCTTGCTCTGCCTACTCTTTCCATTCGCTTTGACATCTCTACCGCATGGAGGCTCACGATTCAGGGGTTCATTCGTGTTTTTGGCTTTTTGGTCCCTGCGATTGTCATGATCTCCTGCTACAGCATCACTGTTTCACGGCTGCTGCTCACTcacggtttccaaaagcaccgAGCCATGCGGGTGATCGTAACCATCGTGGTTGCGTTTCTGCTCCTCTGGACACCATACCAGATAACCATGGTGATAGACATACTGCTGAGGGCTGATTTGGTACAGCATGACTGTGATACGAGGAGGTCGTTAAACACAGCCTTGGTTGCAACCCACTGCCTGGCTCTGCTGCACAGCTGCATCAACCCATTCCTCTATGTTGCTGCAGAAGAAAAGCTCAGGAAGAAGATGAAGCTGCTTTTTTAG
- the LOC113015840 gene encoding methylglutaconyl-CoA hydratase, mitochondrial-like isoform X1 — translation MHQSEVGPFVSKARALITELGNLPVPTIAAIDGAALGGGLEMALACDIRISSNTAKMGLVETKLAIIPGAGGTQRLPRVIGISLAKELIFAARVVDGTQAQQMGLVSHSVEQNNSGDAAYLRALELAREINPQGPIAIRMAKLAINQGIEVDLSTGLAIEEACYSQVIPTKDRLEGLSAFKEKRQPQYKGE, via the coding sequence ATGCACCAGAGCGAAGTGGGACCATTTGTATCCAAAGCACGAGCCCTTATTACAGAGCTAGGAAACCTGCCAGTACCAACAATTGCTGCAATTGATGGTGCTGCCTTAGGAGGAGGCTTGGAAATGGCCCTTGCTTGTGACATCAGAATTTCCTCCAATACTGCCAAAATGGGACTAGTTGAGACTAAACTTGCAATTATTCCTGGAGCAGGTGGTACACAACGTCTCCCTAGGGTGATTGGCATCTCTCTTGCCAAGGAGCTCATCTTTGCTGCACGAGTGGTTGATGGAACACAGGCGCAACAAATGGGTCTTGTCAGTCATTCTGTGGAGCAGAATAACAGTGGAGATGCTGCCTACTTGAGGGCTCTGGAGCTTGCACGGGAGATTAACCCCCAGGGCCCAATTGCAATAAGGATGGCAAAGTTGGCAATTAACCAGGGGATAGAGGTGGATTTATCTACAGGTCTGGCAATAGAAGAGGCTTGTTATTCCCAGGTGATACCAACCAAAGACCGTTTGGAAGGCTTGTCTGCTTTCAAGGAGAAGAGGCAGCCTCAGTACAAAGGGGAATGA